In one window of Polaromonas naphthalenivorans CJ2 DNA:
- a CDS encoding sensor histidine kinase, producing the protein MNILRLRNDSAYRLELHEHLLFYSRITCVVTIVLTLGGVGLDRAFYPAYAGDFGWARVCASLLVGLVLLSYRLPWGRRNLRPLTYLWLCIPQAMICWMIYRTDGEQSIYFVGLTFALSGVGFFLPLSVIEALAFGGVTLLGYGLACMLRTGGIQDFNAWLGSSTFVLFYTVICVVIAIYSDKWRWLSFQFKTEVRKKNIELTETNRALAEVKGQLIQREKMAALGTLSAGLLHEVNNPVNYSLMAINMALMDPAAAQSADLKESLTDAREGMQRVQNIVSDLKTFAYQKPGVDSQRVFLLEKAIQSALRLTSFELKGIKVELALPQDTHVQGDEPAIIGVLINLLSNAALALSGAAREQPRISLRSEHRNGRLWLAVRDNGTGIAPENIGRVLEPFFTTRDVGAGLGLGLSMCYSIIQRHGGLLSVSSEFGAWTEFSIDLAVPQH; encoded by the coding sequence ATGAACATCCTGCGTCTGCGCAATGACTCAGCCTATCGGCTGGAATTGCACGAGCATTTGCTGTTTTACAGCCGCATCACCTGTGTCGTGACCATCGTCCTGACACTGGGCGGCGTGGGGCTCGACAGGGCGTTTTATCCAGCCTATGCAGGCGACTTCGGCTGGGCGCGTGTCTGCGCGTCCCTTCTTGTGGGCCTGGTGCTTTTAAGCTACAGGCTGCCCTGGGGCCGCCGCAATTTGCGTCCGCTGACCTACCTCTGGCTCTGCATCCCCCAAGCCATGATCTGCTGGATGATCTACCGCACCGATGGCGAGCAGTCGATCTACTTCGTGGGCTTGACGTTTGCGCTCAGCGGCGTAGGCTTTTTCCTGCCCTTGTCGGTGATCGAGGCGCTGGCTTTTGGCGGCGTCACCTTGCTGGGCTATGGCCTGGCCTGCATGCTGCGCACGGGCGGCATCCAGGACTTCAACGCATGGCTGGGCAGCAGCACCTTCGTGCTGTTCTATACCGTCATCTGCGTGGTGATTGCGATCTACAGCGACAAATGGCGCTGGCTGTCGTTCCAGTTCAAGACCGAGGTGCGCAAGAAAAACATCGAACTCACCGAAACCAACCGCGCCCTGGCCGAAGTCAAGGGCCAATTGATCCAGCGCGAAAAAATGGCGGCCCTGGGCACCTTGTCGGCGGGCCTGCTGCACGAGGTCAACAACCCGGTCAACTACAGCCTGATGGCGATCAACATGGCCCTGATGGACCCGGCCGCCGCGCAAAGCGCCGACCTCAAGGAAAGCCTGACCGACGCGCGCGAAGGCATGCAGCGCGTGCAAAACATCGTCTCCGACCTCAAGACCTTTGCCTACCAAAAGCCCGGCGTGGACAGCCAGCGCGTGTTCCTGCTCGAAAAAGCCATCCAGTCCGCCCTGCGCCTGACGAGTTTCGAGCTCAAGGGCATCAAGGTGGAACTGGCGCTGCCGCAAGACACCCATGTCCAGGGCGACGAGCCGGCCATCATCGGCGTGCTGATCAACCTGCTGAGCAATGCCGCGCTGGCCTTGAGCGGCGCGGCGCGCGAGCAGCCGCGCATTTCCCTGCGCAGCGAACACCGCAACGGGCGCCTCTGGCTGGCGGTGCGCGACAACGGCACCGGCATTGCGCCCGAGAACATCGGCCGCGTGCTCGAACCCTTCTTCACCACCCGCGACGTGGGCGCCGGCCTGGGCCTGGGCCTGAGCATGTGCTACAGCATCATCCAGCGCCACGGCGGCCTGCTGTCGGTCAGCAGCGAGTTCGGCGCGTGGACCGAATTTTCCATCGACCTGGCGGTGCCCCAGCACTGA
- a CDS encoding hybrid sensor histidine kinase/response regulator, which produces MPFPPIPPAPEDARIVLFVDDEPQACKWFTRLFSDEFTILTAGGADEALRTLRERGAAIAVLVTDYRMPGRNGLDLLSAAQQDYRHVVRLLATAYAEKDVAVAAINQGRVVRILEKPFDDAQVRSALREALETHRQREHERALASNRAAAMRETLGFLAHELNTPLATVLGYMEALKDRHRVPPADAAPGLAHIAEKRAGDTLAMIQAAERRTLYAMSLVATFVQSARAAYPGAAPAPLRASRLVNTLLDEYPFEGSERAWVSCDLAGDFVLPGQRDLLYLVLCTVTKNALLALRESPAPRLHITLEHGASAPDGAAQAALRFTDNGPGIAPGILARLTHEPVTTRAAQGGSGMGLLFCRRVVQSMGGLIEVSSEPGHGASVTLLFKPDTYLERD; this is translated from the coding sequence ATGCCTTTCCCCCCCATCCCTCCAGCGCCCGAAGACGCCCGCATCGTCCTTTTCGTCGATGACGAGCCGCAGGCGTGCAAGTGGTTCACCCGCCTGTTCTCCGATGAATTCACCATTCTCACGGCGGGCGGCGCTGACGAGGCGCTGCGGACGCTGCGCGAGCGCGGCGCGGCCATCGCGGTGCTGGTGACCGACTACCGCATGCCTGGCCGCAATGGCCTGGACCTGCTGAGCGCGGCCCAGCAGGACTACCGGCATGTGGTGCGGCTGCTGGCCACGGCCTACGCCGAAAAAGACGTCGCCGTCGCCGCGATCAACCAGGGCCGGGTGGTGCGGATCCTGGAAAAGCCGTTCGACGACGCGCAGGTGCGCTCCGCGCTGCGCGAAGCCCTGGAAACCCACCGCCAGCGCGAGCACGAGCGCGCGCTGGCCAGCAACCGGGCGGCCGCGATGCGCGAGACGCTGGGCTTTCTGGCGCACGAGTTGAACACCCCGCTGGCAACGGTGCTCGGCTACATGGAAGCGCTCAAGGACCGGCACCGCGTGCCGCCTGCCGATGCAGCGCCCGGCCTGGCGCACATTGCCGAAAAGCGCGCCGGCGACACGCTCGCGATGATCCAGGCGGCTGAACGCCGGACGCTGTACGCGATGTCGCTGGTGGCCACCTTCGTGCAGTCCGCGCGCGCGGCCTACCCCGGCGCCGCGCCGGCGCCGCTGCGGGCCAGCCGCCTCGTGAACACGCTGCTGGACGAGTACCCGTTCGAGGGCAGCGAGCGCGCCTGGGTGAGTTGCGACCTGGCGGGCGATTTCGTGCTGCCCGGACAGCGCGACCTGCTCTACCTGGTGCTGTGCACCGTGACCAAGAACGCGCTGCTCGCATTGCGCGAAAGCCCCGCGCCCAGGCTGCACATCACGCTGGAACATGGCGCGAGCGCGCCGGACGGCGCGGCGCAGGCGGCCCTGCGCTTCACCGACAATGGGCCGGGCATTGCGCCCGGGATTCTCGCGCGGCTGACGCATGAGCCCGTGACCACGCGCGCCGCGCAGGGCGGTAGCGGCATGGGCCTGCTGTTTTGCCGGCGCGTCGTGCAGTCCATGGGCGGGCTGATCGAGGTCAGCTCCGAGCCGGGCCACGGCGCCAGCGTTACGCTGTTATTCAAACCTGACACATACCTGGAAAGGGACTGA
- a CDS encoding response regulator, which yields MSPDKILFVDDEPMALKYFERLVTPLAPVITAISVEQGKAILRERGDEIAVLVSDQRMPGARGNELLGYAREFHPGIVRMLTTAYSELGEAIEAINSGEIYRYITKPWDLGSLHADLRNALELAKLRSERDHLAREKLLVQQQQLLGSRLAGLTMLAGTVRGDSSAALHRYARTAVAAGCRVPATPWHKWDHAGLLQAEARRGIAIARDLERWQAEFGDDRTPERAFSQLAQALGAQARGASVHLPSAAALTALLDAAPGQLPQAAETAWLAWLLWWSAPVQVQPTAGNKAGGWTLQAPAGGAAEPAPPADWLERMIEDLAEI from the coding sequence ATGAGTCCGGACAAAATTCTTTTCGTCGATGACGAACCCATGGCACTCAAATATTTTGAACGCCTGGTCACTCCCCTGGCGCCCGTGATCACCGCCATCTCGGTCGAGCAGGGCAAGGCCATCCTGCGCGAGCGCGGCGACGAAATCGCGGTGCTGGTGTCCGACCAGCGGATGCCGGGCGCGCGCGGCAACGAACTGCTGGGCTATGCGCGCGAATTCCACCCGGGCATCGTGCGCATGCTGACCACCGCCTACTCCGAACTTGGCGAGGCCATCGAGGCCATCAACAGCGGTGAAATTTACCGCTACATCACCAAGCCCTGGGACCTGGGCAGCCTGCACGCCGACCTGCGCAATGCGCTCGAACTGGCCAAGCTGCGCAGCGAGCGCGACCATCTTGCGCGCGAAAAGCTGCTGGTGCAGCAGCAGCAGCTTCTGGGCAGCCGCCTGGCCGGCCTCACGATGCTGGCGGGCACGGTACGCGGCGACAGCAGCGCGGCCCTGCACCGCTACGCGCGTACCGCCGTCGCGGCAGGCTGCAGGGTGCCCGCCACGCCCTGGCACAAATGGGACCATGCCGGCCTGCTGCAAGCCGAAGCGCGGCGCGGCATTGCCATTGCCCGGGATCTGGAACGCTGGCAGGCTGAATTCGGCGATGACCGCACACCCGAGCGCGCCTTTTCGCAACTGGCGCAGGCGCTGGGCGCGCAGGCCCGGGGCGCGAGCGTTCACCTGCCGTCGGCCGCGGCCCTGACGGCCCTGCTCGACGCCGCGCCGGGCCAGCTGCCCCAAGCCGCCGAGACCGCCTGGCTGGCCTGGCTCTTGTGGTGGAGCGCGCCTGTTCAGGTGCAGCCGACCGCAGGAAACAAGGCCGGCGGCTGGACGCTACAAGCCCCGGCCGGCGGTGCCGCCGAGCCCGCGCCACCTGCCGACTGGCTGGAGCGGATGATCGAGGACCTGGCGGAAATCTAG
- a CDS encoding nuclear transport factor 2 family protein: MHPNQTRLENFYAAFARLDADAMADCYAPDAQFDDEVFSLRGHEQVSGMWRMLCEATQAKNRDAWKLVYSGIEADDKTGKAHWEADYRFSASGRQVHNVIDGVFEFNDAGLITRHRDRFDFWGWSRQALGIPGAVLGWTPFFRNQVKRQAAANLDKYLARGNQPSAIPEAR; encoded by the coding sequence ATGCACCCCAACCAGACCCGGCTCGAAAATTTCTACGCCGCCTTCGCGCGCCTCGATGCCGACGCCATGGCCGACTGCTACGCGCCAGACGCGCAGTTCGACGACGAGGTGTTCTCGCTGCGCGGCCATGAGCAGGTCAGCGGCATGTGGCGCATGCTGTGCGAGGCGACGCAGGCCAAAAACCGCGACGCCTGGAAGCTGGTCTATAGCGGCATCGAGGCCGACGACAAAACCGGCAAGGCGCACTGGGAAGCCGACTACCGCTTCAGCGCCTCGGGGCGCCAGGTGCACAACGTCATCGACGGCGTGTTTGAATTCAATGACGCGGGGCTGATCACCCGGCACCGCGACCGCTTCGATTTCTGGGGCTGGTCGCGCCAGGCGCTGGGCATTCCCGGCGCGGTGCTGGGCTGGACACCGTTTTTCCGCAACCAGGTCAAGCGGCAGGCGGCGGCCAACCTGGACAAATACCTGGCCAGGGGCAACCAGCCGAGCGCAATTCCCGAGGCCCGGTAA
- the arsA gene encoding arsenical pump-driving ATPase, producing the protein MNNATNSTPGFLLAPTRFVFFTGKGGVGKTSLSTATAIALADAGRRVLLVSTDAASNLDEMLGMPMSNQPAQVPGVPRLRMLNIDPDAAAEAYRLRVLEQLGLDASDDERKTVREQLSGACTTEIAAFDEFAALLAGEGEGDGAGSGYDHVIFDTAPTGHTLRLLSLPKAWSGFLAGNDRGASCLGPHSGLKMQEARFNAALAALSDAKLTTVVLVTRPDPRPMQEAARTAEELRTLGLSNQRLVINGVFHASRPDDPTARALEALGLQAIAQMPDALAGLPRDEVPLRAFDTVGLSALRALLGGGAIPASAPVALAAELPAEPLSRLADELAAMGHGLIMVMGKGGVGKTTIASALAVGLVQRGHSVHLTTTDPAAHVAETLNGSLPNLKVGRIDPRAETEAYIAKIMATRGKALDEQGRALLLEDLQSPCTEEVAVFHAFSRVVNEARSAFVVLDTAPTGHSLLLMDATGAYHRQMLQQYESSSNAMHLITPLMRLQDASMTHVILVTLPEVTPVSQAAALQDDLRRAKIEPWAWVINKSIAATGTNDPLLKARLAGEHRQAARIAGGLAQRTFVLPWLPESPVGVRALEALAAFNPV; encoded by the coding sequence ATGAACAACGCTACAAATTCCACCCCCGGCTTTCTCCTTGCGCCCACGCGCTTTGTGTTTTTCACCGGCAAGGGCGGCGTCGGCAAGACCTCGCTGTCCACCGCCACGGCGATTGCGCTGGCCGACGCGGGCCGGCGCGTGCTGCTGGTCAGCACCGACGCGGCGTCGAACCTCGATGAAATGCTGGGCATGCCGATGTCCAACCAGCCCGCGCAAGTGCCCGGCGTGCCGCGCCTGCGCATGCTCAACATCGACCCGGACGCCGCCGCCGAGGCCTACCGGCTGCGCGTGCTGGAGCAACTGGGGCTGGACGCCAGCGACGACGAGCGCAAGACCGTGCGCGAGCAGTTGTCAGGCGCCTGCACCACCGAGATCGCCGCGTTCGACGAATTCGCCGCGCTGCTGGCCGGCGAAGGCGAAGGCGATGGCGCGGGCAGCGGCTACGACCACGTCATCTTCGACACCGCGCCGACCGGCCACACGCTGCGCCTGCTGAGCCTGCCCAAGGCCTGGAGCGGCTTTCTGGCCGGCAACGACCGGGGCGCGTCGTGCCTGGGTCCGCATTCGGGCCTGAAGATGCAGGAAGCGCGCTTCAACGCCGCGCTGGCCGCGCTGAGCGACGCAAAGCTGACCACCGTCGTCCTCGTCACCCGGCCCGACCCGCGCCCGATGCAGGAGGCCGCGCGCACCGCCGAAGAGCTGCGCACGCTGGGTCTTTCCAACCAGCGGCTGGTGATCAACGGCGTGTTCCATGCCAGCCGCCCCGACGACCCGACCGCCCGCGCCCTCGAAGCGCTGGGCCTGCAGGCCATCGCGCAGATGCCCGATGCGCTGGCCGGCCTGCCGCGCGACGAGGTGCCGCTGCGCGCCTTCGACACCGTGGGCTTGAGCGCCCTGCGCGCGCTGCTGGGTGGCGGAGCGATTCCGGCAAGCGCGCCGGTTGCGCTGGCCGCCGAGTTGCCGGCCGAGCCCTTGAGCCGGCTGGCCGACGAACTGGCCGCGATGGGCCACGGGCTGATCATGGTCATGGGCAAGGGCGGCGTCGGCAAGACCACGATTGCCAGCGCGCTGGCCGTGGGGCTGGTGCAGCGCGGCCACAGCGTTCACCTGACGACCACCGACCCGGCCGCGCATGTGGCCGAAACCCTGAACGGCAGCCTGCCGAACCTGAAGGTCGGCCGCATCGACCCCAGGGCGGAAACCGAAGCCTACATTGCCAAGATCATGGCGACGCGCGGCAAGGCGCTCGACGAACAGGGACGGGCGCTGCTGCTCGAAGACCTGCAATCGCCCTGCACCGAAGAAGTCGCCGTGTTCCACGCCTTCAGCCGCGTGGTGAACGAGGCGCGCAGCGCTTTCGTGGTGCTCGATACCGCGCCCACCGGCCACAGCCTGCTGCTGATGGACGCCACCGGCGCCTACCACCGGCAGATGCTGCAGCAGTATGAAAGCAGCTCCAACGCCATGCACCTCATCACGCCGCTGATGCGGCTGCAGGATGCGTCGATGACGCATGTCATTCTCGTCACGCTGCCCGAAGTCACGCCCGTCAGCCAGGCAGCCGCGCTACAGGACGATTTGCGCCGCGCGAAGATCGAGCCCTGGGCCTGGGTCATCAACAAAAGCATCGCCGCCACCGGCACGAACGACCCGCTGCTAAAGGCCCGGCTGGCCGGCGAGCACCGGCAGGCCGCGCGCATTGCTGGCGGACTGGCGCAGCGAACCTTCGTGCTGCCGTGGCTGCCTGAGTCGCCGGTGGGGGTGCGGGCGCTGGAGGCATTGGCGGCATTCAATCCTGTTTAG
- a CDS encoding restriction endonuclease — MQLREKPGLPRALIGLAARLPWWLGLVLAVISYAGLHHLAQKPMPAALQPGQMGSFLLSAAAHGLALAGQYLLPVFFAAGALISAFRRGKAARLYSAATTRAGAIDAMSWQEFEILVGEYFRRQGFGVLDNGGGGADGGVDVVLHGSDGSYLVQCKHWRALRVGVQPVRELYGVMAAHGAAGGFVVTSGDFTEEAVRFADGLALTLVNGRTLMRDIQAHKASGPAGLSAPGCPLCGAAMVLRQARSGANAGKQFWGCSRYAQDRCRGTREVD, encoded by the coding sequence ATGCAGTTACGTGAAAAGCCAGGCCTGCCCCGAGCCTTGATCGGGCTGGCCGCGCGCCTGCCCTGGTGGCTGGGGCTGGTGCTGGCCGTGATCAGCTATGCAGGCCTGCACCATCTGGCGCAAAAACCGATGCCGGCGGCCCTGCAGCCGGGGCAGATGGGCAGCTTTTTGCTGTCGGCGGCGGCGCACGGGCTGGCGCTGGCCGGCCAATACCTGCTGCCCGTGTTTTTCGCAGCAGGCGCGCTGATCTCGGCCTTCAGGCGGGGCAAGGCCGCGCGGCTTTATTCCGCCGCCACCACGCGCGCCGGCGCCATCGACGCCATGAGCTGGCAGGAGTTTGAAATCCTGGTGGGCGAGTATTTCCGCCGCCAGGGCTTTGGCGTGCTGGACAACGGCGGCGGCGGCGCCGATGGCGGCGTCGATGTGGTGCTGCACGGTAGCGACGGCAGCTACCTGGTGCAATGCAAGCACTGGCGCGCGCTGCGCGTGGGCGTGCAGCCGGTGCGCGAGTTGTACGGCGTGATGGCGGCCCATGGCGCGGCGGGCGGCTTTGTCGTCACCTCGGGCGACTTCACCGAAGAGGCGGTGCGCTTTGCCGACGGCCTGGCGCTGACGCTGGTCAATGGCAGAACGCTGATGCGCGACATCCAGGCGCACAAGGCCAGCGGCCCGGCCGGCCTGTCAGCGCCCGGTTGCCCGCTGTGCGGCGCGGCCATGGTGCTGCGCCAGGCGCGCAGCGGCGCCAACGCCGGCAAGCAGTTCTGGGGCTGCAGCCGCTATGCGCAAGACCGCTGCCGGGGCACGCGCGAGGTCGATTGA